In a genomic window of Aeromonas veronii:
- the rpoC gene encoding DNA-directed RNA polymerase subunit beta', whose amino-acid sequence MKDLLKFLKAQTKTEEFDSIKIGLASPDMIRSWSFGEVKKPETINYRTFKPERDGLFCARIFGPVKDYECLCGKYKRLKHRGVICEKCGVEVTQTKVRRERMGHIELASPTAHIWFLKSLPSRIGLLLDMTLRDIERVLYFESFVVIEPGMTNLERSQMLSEEQYLDALEEWGDEFDAKMGAEAILALLRAIDLEGEVKTMREELDQTNSETKRKKTTKRLKLMEAFLQSGNKPEWMIMTVLPVLPPDLRPLVPLDGGRFATSDLNDLYRRVINRNNRLKRLLDLAAPDIIVRNEKRMLQESVDALLDNGRRGRAITGSNKRPLKSLADMIKGKQGRFRQNLLGKRVDYSGRSVITVGPTLRLHQCGLPKKMALELFKPFIYGKLETRGLATTIKAAKKMVEREEAVVWDILDEVIREHPVLLNRAPTLHRLGIQAFEPTLVEGKAIQLHPLVCAAYNADFDGDQMAVHVPLTLEAQLEARALMMSTNNILSPASGEPIIVPSQDVVLGLYYMTRARINAKGEGMVLAGPKEAEKVYRAGLADLHARVKVRITEYLRQEDGSLREHTEMKNTTVGRAILSLILPKGMEYALIDEPKVLTAAEQADLDANPQNWIKSVSNKALGKKLISRLLNTCYRKQGLKDTVIFADQLMYTGFHYAALSGASVGIDDMVIPDAKKEIIAAAEAEVAEIQDQFLSGLVTAGERYNKVIDIWASANERVSKAMMENLSKERNVNSLGEEEEQASFNSIFMMADSGARGSAAQIRQLAGMRGLMAKPDGSIIETPIVANFREGLNVLQYFISTHGARKGLADTALKTANSGYLTRRLVDVAQDMVITEDDCGTTEGLWMTPLIEGGDVVEPLRERVLGRVVADDVIKPGTEDEVLVARNTLLDEQLCDLLEQNSVDRVKVRSAITCETDFGNCAHCYGRDLARGHLVNKGEAVGVIAAQSIGEPGTQLTMRTFHIGGAASRAAAENSIQVKNTGTIKLQNAKFVHNSDDKLVITSRSTELTIMDDMGRTKESHKLPYGSVLEVKDSQAVNAGETVANWDPHTHPIITEVAGRLHFEHMIDGVTITRQTDELTGLSSIVVLDVNERPSAGKEMRPTVKLVDLNGKDVMIPGTDVAAQYFLPGKAIVNLEDGANVGVGDAVARIPQESGGTKDITGGLPRVADLFEARQPKEPAILAEISGTISFGKETKGKRRLVITPTDGGNVYEEMIPKWRNLNVFEGEKVEKGEVLADGPESAHDILRLRGISPVANYIANEVQDVYRLQGVKINDKHIEVIVRQMLRKCEILSAGDTDLIEGEQVEVARVKIANRKLVAEGKTPATFRHVLMGITKASLSTESFISAASFQETTRVLTEAAVGGKRDELRGLKENVIVGRLIPAGTGFAYHHSRINQRAAAARAVGTPQVTADEAQQNLADLLNAAGSFDEE is encoded by the coding sequence GTGAAAGACTTACTCAAGTTTTTGAAGGCTCAGACCAAGACCGAAGAGTTTGACAGTATCAAGATCGGTCTGGCCTCTCCTGACATGATCCGCTCCTGGTCATTCGGTGAGGTCAAAAAGCCTGAGACCATCAACTACCGGACTTTCAAGCCGGAGCGTGATGGTCTGTTCTGCGCCCGTATCTTCGGACCGGTGAAGGACTACGAGTGTCTGTGCGGCAAGTACAAGCGCCTGAAACACCGTGGTGTGATCTGTGAGAAGTGCGGCGTTGAAGTGACCCAGACCAAGGTCCGTCGTGAGCGTATGGGCCACATCGAGCTGGCCAGCCCGACTGCCCACATCTGGTTCCTGAAGTCGCTGCCGTCCCGTATCGGTCTGCTGCTGGACATGACCCTGCGCGACATCGAGCGCGTGCTTTACTTCGAATCTTTCGTAGTAATCGAGCCGGGCATGACCAACCTCGAACGCAGCCAGATGCTCTCTGAAGAGCAGTACCTGGATGCGCTGGAAGAGTGGGGCGACGAATTTGACGCCAAGATGGGTGCCGAAGCAATCCTGGCATTGCTGCGCGCAATCGATCTGGAAGGTGAAGTCAAAACCATGCGCGAGGAGCTGGATCAAACCAACTCCGAGACCAAGCGCAAGAAGACCACCAAGCGTCTGAAGCTGATGGAAGCTTTCCTGCAGTCCGGCAACAAGCCGGAGTGGATGATCATGACAGTGCTGCCTGTGCTGCCGCCGGACCTGCGTCCGCTGGTACCGCTGGACGGCGGCCGTTTCGCGACTTCCGATCTGAACGATCTGTACCGTCGCGTGATCAACCGTAACAACCGCTTGAAGCGTCTGCTGGATCTGGCTGCTCCGGACATCATCGTGCGCAACGAAAAGCGTATGCTGCAAGAGTCCGTCGATGCGCTGCTGGATAACGGCCGTCGCGGTCGTGCCATCACCGGCTCCAACAAGCGCCCGCTGAAATCCCTGGCCGACATGATCAAGGGTAAGCAAGGTCGTTTCCGTCAAAACCTGCTGGGTAAACGTGTCGACTACTCTGGTCGTTCCGTTATCACCGTAGGCCCGACCCTGCGCCTGCATCAGTGCGGTCTGCCAAAGAAAATGGCTCTGGAACTGTTCAAGCCGTTCATCTATGGCAAGCTGGAAACCCGCGGTCTGGCGACCACTATCAAGGCCGCCAAGAAGATGGTGGAGCGCGAGGAAGCTGTCGTTTGGGATATTCTGGACGAAGTGATCCGCGAGCACCCGGTGCTGCTGAACCGTGCACCGACCCTGCACCGTCTGGGTATCCAGGCATTCGAACCGACGCTGGTCGAAGGTAAGGCAATCCAGCTGCACCCGCTGGTTTGTGCTGCGTATAACGCGGACTTCGATGGTGACCAGATGGCGGTCCACGTACCGTTGACCCTGGAAGCCCAGCTGGAAGCACGTGCGCTGATGATGTCTACCAACAACATCCTGTCGCCAGCCTCCGGTGAGCCGATCATCGTTCCTTCTCAGGACGTGGTCTTGGGTCTGTACTACATGACCCGTGCCCGTATCAACGCCAAAGGCGAAGGTATGGTGCTGGCCGGCCCGAAAGAAGCCGAGAAAGTTTATCGCGCCGGTCTGGCCGATCTGCATGCTCGTGTGAAAGTGCGCATTACCGAATACCTGCGTCAGGAAGACGGTTCTCTGCGTGAACACACCGAGATGAAGAACACCACCGTTGGTCGTGCGATCCTGAGCCTGATCCTGCCGAAAGGCATGGAATACGCCCTGATCGACGAGCCGAAGGTGCTGACTGCTGCAGAGCAGGCTGACCTGGATGCCAATCCGCAGAACTGGATCAAATCCGTCTCCAACAAGGCGCTGGGCAAAAAGCTCATCTCCCGTCTGCTGAACACCTGCTATCGCAAGCAGGGCCTGAAGGACACCGTTATCTTCGCTGACCAGCTGATGTATACCGGTTTCCACTACGCGGCCCTGTCCGGTGCTTCCGTTGGTATCGATGACATGGTCATCCCGGATGCCAAGAAAGAGATCATTGCGGCAGCCGAAGCCGAAGTTGCAGAGATCCAGGACCAGTTCCTGTCCGGTCTGGTGACTGCGGGCGAACGTTACAACAAGGTTATCGATATCTGGGCCAGCGCCAACGAGCGCGTCTCCAAGGCCATGATGGAGAACTTGTCCAAAGAGCGTAACGTCAACTCGCTGGGTGAAGAAGAAGAACAGGCATCGTTCAACAGCATCTTTATGATGGCCGACTCTGGTGCGCGTGGTTCCGCCGCCCAGATCCGTCAGCTGGCCGGTATGCGTGGCCTGATGGCCAAGCCGGATGGCTCCATCATCGAAACGCCGATCGTCGCGAACTTCCGCGAAGGTCTGAACGTATTGCAGTACTTTATCTCCACTCACGGTGCTCGTAAGGGTCTGGCGGATACCGCACTGAAGACTGCGAACTCCGGTTACCTGACTCGTCGTCTGGTAGACGTGGCACAAGACATGGTGATCACCGAGGACGATTGCGGCACTACCGAAGGTCTGTGGATGACTCCGCTGATCGAAGGTGGCGACGTTGTCGAGCCGCTGCGTGAGCGCGTGCTGGGCCGTGTGGTTGCCGATGACGTGATCAAGCCGGGTACTGAAGATGAGGTGCTGGTAGCACGTAACACCCTGCTCGACGAGCAGCTGTGTGACCTGTTGGAGCAAAACTCTGTTGACCGCGTGAAGGTACGTTCTGCCATCACCTGTGAAACTGACTTCGGTAACTGTGCTCACTGCTACGGCCGTGATCTGGCCCGTGGTCACCTGGTTAACAAAGGTGAGGCTGTCGGTGTTATCGCCGCCCAGTCCATCGGTGAGCCGGGTACCCAGCTGACGATGCGTACGTTCCACATCGGTGGTGCGGCATCCCGAGCTGCTGCCGAGAACAGCATCCAGGTCAAGAACACCGGTACCATCAAGCTGCAGAACGCCAAGTTCGTTCACAACAGCGATGACAAACTGGTTATCACCTCCCGTTCTACCGAACTGACCATCATGGACGACATGGGCCGTACCAAGGAAAGCCACAAGCTGCCTTACGGTTCCGTGCTGGAAGTGAAGGACAGCCAGGCCGTGAACGCTGGCGAGACCGTTGCCAACTGGGATCCGCACACCCACCCGATCATCACCGAAGTGGCAGGTCGTCTGCACTTCGAACACATGATCGATGGCGTGACCATCACTCGTCAGACCGACGAGCTGACCGGTCTCTCCTCTATCGTCGTGCTGGACGTCAACGAGCGTCCGAGTGCCGGTAAAGAGATGCGTCCGACCGTTAAACTGGTCGACCTGAACGGCAAAGACGTGATGATCCCGGGTACCGATGTAGCCGCCCAGTACTTCCTGCCGGGCAAGGCGATCGTGAACCTGGAAGATGGTGCCAACGTGGGTGTGGGTGACGCGGTAGCGCGTATCCCGCAAGAGTCCGGCGGTACCAAGGACATCACCGGTGGTCTGCCGCGCGTTGCGGATCTGTTCGAAGCACGTCAACCGAAGGAACCGGCAATTCTGGCCGAGATCTCCGGTACCATCTCCTTCGGGAAAGAGACCAAGGGCAAACGCCGTCTGGTCATCACCCCGACTGATGGTGGCAACGTCTACGAAGAGATGATTCCGAAGTGGCGTAACCTGAACGTGTTCGAAGGTGAAAAAGTTGAGAAGGGTGAAGTGCTGGCGGACGGTCCTGAGTCTGCTCACGACATCCTGCGTCTGCGCGGTATCAGCCCGGTCGCCAACTACATCGCCAACGAAGTGCAAGACGTTTACCGTCTGCAAGGCGTTAAGATCAACGACAAGCACATCGAAGTCATCGTTCGTCAGATGCTGCGCAAGTGCGAGATCCTGAGCGCTGGCGATACCGATCTGATCGAAGGCGAACAGGTTGAGGTTGCTCGTGTGAAGATTGCCAACCGTAAGCTGGTTGCCGAGGGCAAGACCCCTGCTACCTTCCGTCATGTACTGATGGGTATTACCAAGGCATCTCTGAGCACCGAGTCCTTCATCTCTGCGGCTTCCTTCCAGGAAACCACTCGCGTTCTGACCGAAGCCGCCGTTGGCGGCAAGCGTGATGAACTGCGTGGTCTGAAAGAGAACGTCATCGTGGGTCGTCTGATCCCGGCTGGTACCGGCTTTGCCTACCACCATAGCCGGATCAACCAGCGTGCTGCCGCAGCTCGTGCTGTTGGTACCCCGCAGGTGACCGCTGATGAAGCTCAACAGAACCTGGCGGATCTGCTGAACGCAGCCGGTAGCTTCGACGAAGAGTAA
- a CDS encoding transcriptional regulator translates to MTVGIEEAMLPEEQLISRTFTDEDRELLRSYDGLIDGLAELFGKHCEVVLHSLENLHESVIKIANGFNTGRTLGAPITDLALRMLKDIESTGQDYTQSYFARSRTGALMKSSTIAIRNSERQVVGLICINLHINAPFHEFVAEFFPTPQQAARQSPETFANSVEELVAQTVDNTIDEINRDPTVANNAKNRFIVTQLFEKGIFDIKDSINLVADKLNISKHTVYLYIRQRKQGEDENE, encoded by the coding sequence ATGACTGTCGGTATCGAGGAAGCCATGCTTCCCGAAGAACAGCTGATCAGCCGCACTTTTACAGATGAAGACAGGGAATTGTTGCGCTCATACGATGGGCTCATCGATGGCTTGGCCGAGCTGTTCGGCAAGCATTGTGAGGTGGTCCTCCACTCCCTGGAAAATCTGCACGAGTCGGTGATCAAGATCGCCAACGGCTTCAATACCGGACGCACCCTCGGGGCGCCCATCACCGATTTGGCATTGCGCATGCTCAAGGATATCGAGAGCACCGGCCAGGATTACACCCAGAGCTATTTTGCTCGCAGCCGCACCGGTGCGCTGATGAAGTCGAGCACCATTGCTATTCGCAACAGCGAGCGGCAAGTGGTGGGGCTTATCTGCATCAACCTGCACATCAATGCACCTTTCCACGAGTTCGTGGCCGAATTTTTCCCGACGCCCCAGCAGGCGGCGCGTCAGTCACCCGAGACCTTCGCCAACAGTGTGGAAGAGCTGGTTGCCCAGACGGTGGATAACACCATCGACGAGATCAATCGCGATCCCACCGTGGCCAACAATGCCAAGAACCGCTTCATCGTGACCCAGCTGTTCGAGAAGGGCATTTTCGACATCAAGGATTCGATCAATCTGGTGGCGGACAAACTCAATATTTCAAAACATACCGTTTATCTTTACATCCGACAGCGCAAGCAGGGTGAAGACGAGAACGAGTAA
- a CDS encoding RidA family protein, which yields MAKEVIATDKAPAAIGPYVQATKVGEMIFTSGQIPLDPATMEIVAGGIEAQAEQVMKNLIAVLQAAGADAGKVVKTTCFLSDMNDFVAFNQVYARYFGDAAPARSCVEVARLPKDVLVEVEAIAHL from the coding sequence ATGGCTAAAGAAGTGATTGCAACCGACAAGGCGCCTGCCGCCATTGGTCCTTATGTTCAGGCGACCAAGGTAGGCGAGATGATCTTCACCTCCGGGCAGATCCCGCTTGATCCTGCCACCATGGAGATCGTTGCCGGTGGCATCGAAGCTCAGGCCGAGCAGGTAATGAAGAACCTGATCGCCGTATTGCAGGCTGCCGGTGCCGATGCTGGCAAGGTAGTGAAAACCACCTGCTTCCTGAGCGATATGAACGACTTCGTAGCCTTCAATCAGGTCTATGCCCGTTACTTTGGTGATGCCGCACCGGCCCGCTCCTGCGTGGAAGTGGCCCGTCTGCCCAAAGATGTGCTGGTCGAGGTTGAGGCCATCGCCCATCTCTGA
- the tusD gene encoding sulfurtransferase complex subunit TusD, with product MSLSFALLVTGPAYGTQSASTAYRFARSLLAQGHTLSHLFFYQEGVCNGNGLHLPASDETDLVRLWRELAEEQGIRIDVCVAAAMRRGVLDEQEAKGAGQAHFNLQAPFCLSGLGQLAEAALTADRLVQF from the coding sequence ATGAGTCTGAGTTTTGCCCTGCTGGTGACCGGGCCTGCCTATGGCACCCAGTCCGCCAGCACCGCCTACCGCTTTGCCCGCAGCCTGTTGGCTCAGGGTCATACCCTCTCTCATCTCTTTTTCTATCAGGAGGGGGTCTGCAACGGCAACGGCCTGCATCTTCCCGCCTCCGATGAGACCGACCTGGTGCGTCTGTGGCGAGAGCTGGCAGAGGAGCAGGGGATCCGTATCGATGTCTGCGTCGCTGCCGCCATGCGGCGTGGTGTGCTCGATGAGCAGGAGGCCAAGGGGGCAGGGCAGGCGCACTTCAATCTGCAAGCGCCGTTTTGCCTGAGCGGTCTGGGCCAGTTGGCCGAGGCGGCGCTCACCGCCGATCGGCTGGTTCAGTTTTAG
- the tusC gene encoding sulfurtransferase complex subunit TusC: MSKKIAFICSRGPHGHAAGREGLDALLATSAMTDELALFLIGDGVLQLLKEQQPTAILQRHYAPTFKMLELYDIEEVYVCADSLAERSVTVDDLLIPVESLPRQELARRWAQCSTHISF, encoded by the coding sequence ATGAGCAAGAAAATCGCCTTTATCTGCAGTCGTGGCCCCCATGGCCATGCCGCCGGCCGGGAAGGGCTGGATGCCCTGCTGGCCACCTCGGCCATGACCGATGAGCTGGCGCTGTTCCTGATTGGGGACGGTGTGCTGCAACTGCTCAAGGAGCAACAGCCGACCGCTATTTTGCAGCGCCACTACGCGCCTACCTTCAAAATGCTGGAACTCTACGACATCGAAGAGGTCTATGTTTGTGCTGACTCGCTGGCAGAGCGTAGCGTGACAGTAGATGATCTGCTGATCCCGGTCGAGAGTCTGCCGCGCCAGGAGCTGGCTCGGCGCTGGGCACAATGTTCGACTCACATCAGCTTTTGA
- the tusB gene encoding sulfurtransferase complex subunit TusB, which yields MLHLILNSPFQSQALAQALSYLQPEDELVLMQDAVIAASAPQWSARLAGIPLYVMQEDLQARGLHHRVGNVLDMAGLVALIAQKGSPRTWGG from the coding sequence ATGTTGCATCTGATATTGAACTCTCCCTTTCAGAGTCAGGCTTTGGCACAGGCGCTTTCATACCTCCAGCCCGAGGATGAGCTGGTTCTGATGCAGGATGCCGTGATTGCGGCATCGGCTCCCCAGTGGAGCGCGCGGCTGGCGGGCATCCCGCTTTATGTGATGCAGGAGGATCTGCAAGCTCGCGGTTTGCATCATCGGGTGGGTAATGTGCTCGACATGGCGGGTCTGGTGGCACTGATTGCGCAAAAAGGTTCCCCGCGCACCTGGGGTGGCTGA
- the rpsL gene encoding 30S ribosomal protein S12 has protein sequence MATINQLVRKPRIKLVVKSNVPALEACPQKRGVCTRVYTTTPKKPNSALRKVCRVRLTNGFEVTSYIGGEGHNLQEHSVVLIRGGRVKDLPGVRYHTVRGALDCAGVKDRKQARSKYGVKRPKA, from the coding sequence ATGGCAACTATTAACCAGTTGGTTCGCAAGCCACGCATCAAGCTCGTTGTGAAAAGCAACGTGCCGGCGCTGGAAGCGTGCCCTCAGAAGCGTGGCGTATGCACCCGTGTATATACCACCACCCCGAAGAAGCCTAACTCTGCACTGCGTAAAGTATGCCGTGTACGTCTGACCAACGGCTTCGAAGTCACCTCCTACATCGGTGGTGAAGGTCACAACCTGCAAGAGCACTCTGTTGTTCTGATCCGTGGCGGTCGTGTAAAAGACTTGCCAGGTGTTCGTTATCACACCGTTCGTGGTGCGTTGGACTGTGCCGGTGTTAAAGACCGTAAGCAGGCTCGCTCCAAGTATGGCGTGAAGCGTCCTAAAGCTTAA
- the rpsG gene encoding 30S ribosomal protein S7 yields the protein MPRRRVVGQRKILPDPKFGSELLAKFVNVVMVDGKKSVAEAIVYGALDIIATKSGKEHLALFEVALDNIRPAVEVKSRRVGGATYQVPVEVRPVRRNALAMRWLVDAARKRGEKSMAQRLAGELLDAADNKGSSVKKREDVHRMAEANKAFAHFRW from the coding sequence ATGCCAAGACGTCGTGTTGTTGGTCAGCGTAAAATCCTGCCAGATCCCAAGTTCGGATCAGAGCTGCTGGCTAAATTTGTCAACGTAGTAATGGTTGACGGTAAGAAATCTGTTGCAGAAGCCATCGTATACGGTGCCCTGGACATCATTGCCACCAAATCTGGCAAAGAGCACCTGGCCCTGTTCGAAGTCGCTCTGGATAACATTCGTCCGGCGGTCGAGGTTAAATCTCGTCGCGTCGGTGGTGCAACCTATCAGGTGCCGGTAGAAGTTCGTCCGGTACGTCGCAATGCCCTGGCAATGCGCTGGTTGGTTGATGCCGCTCGTAAACGTGGTGAAAAATCAATGGCTCAGCGTCTGGCTGGCGAGCTGCTGGATGCCGCTGACAATAAGGGTTCGTCTGTCAAGAAACGTGAAGACGTTCACCGTATGGCTGAAGCGAACAAAGCCTTCGCTCACTTCCGCTGGTAA